From one Candidatus Tectomicrobia bacterium genomic stretch:
- a CDS encoding methionyl-tRNA formyltransferase, with the protein MRVVFLGTPEFAVPALEAMIASPIEIAAVFTQPDRPSGRGRRVTPPPVKARALEAGLAVLQPERIRSTDIAPFAPDAVAVVAYGQILSRKFLGVPRLGAFNLHASLLPRWRGAAPIQRALLAGDRETGACVIRLVHELDAGPVLSRLVLPIGPRDTSEEIHDRLAAAGGPLLVETLLRLERGEAREEPQPEAGVTYAAKLGKEEAALDWSLPAEELDRRVRGLRPWPVAETAWPDGGTVRIWRAHPLQAEGRVPARPGEVLGPAVTPEGRGLRVRTGTGDLAILGLQPPGGKRMEAEAFLRGHPLPAGARLGAGK; encoded by the coding sequence ATGCGCGTGGTGTTCCTGGGGACCCCCGAGTTCGCCGTCCCGGCGCTCGAGGCGATGATTGCTTCCCCGATTGAGATCGCCGCCGTCTTCACCCAGCCCGACCGTCCCTCGGGCCGCGGGCGGCGCGTGACTCCCCCTCCGGTGAAGGCGCGGGCGCTCGAGGCCGGCCTCGCCGTCCTCCAGCCCGAGCGCATCCGCTCGACCGACATCGCCCCCTTCGCGCCTGACGCAGTGGCCGTGGTGGCCTACGGGCAGATCCTCTCGCGCAAGTTCCTCGGCGTGCCCCGTCTCGGGGCGTTCAACCTCCACGCCTCCCTCCTCCCGCGCTGGCGCGGGGCGGCCCCCATCCAGCGCGCCCTTCTCGCGGGGGACCGGGAGACGGGCGCCTGCGTCATCCGCCTCGTGCACGAGCTGGACGCCGGGCCGGTTCTGTCCCGGCTCGTCCTGCCGATCGGCCCCCGCGACACTTCGGAAGAAATCCACGACCGCCTCGCCGCCGCCGGAGGGCCTCTCCTGGTGGAGACCCTCCTCCGCCTCGAAAGAGGAGAGGCGAGGGAAGAGCCCCAGCCCGAGGCGGGCGTGACGTATGCCGCCAAGCTCGGGAAGGAAGAAGCCGCGCTCGACTGGTCCCTCCCGGCCGAGGAGCTGGACCGCCGGGTGCGGGGCCTGCGGCCCTGGCCCGTGGCCGAGACGGCGTGGCCGGACGGCGGAACGGTTCGAATCTGGCGGGCCCATCCGCTCCAAGCCGAGGGCCGGGTCCCGGCCCGGCCGGGCGAGGTCCTGGGCCCGGCCGTGACGCCCGAGGGCCGGGGGCTCCGGGTGCGGACGGGGACGGGGGACCTGGCGATCCTGGGGCTCCAGCCGCCGGGAGGAAAGCGGATGGAGGCGGAGGCCTTCCTCCGGGGCCATCCCCTCCCGGCAGGCGCCCGCCTGGGCGCGGGAAAGTGA